In a single window of the Papaver somniferum cultivar HN1 chromosome 8, ASM357369v1, whole genome shotgun sequence genome:
- the LOC113305846 gene encoding uncharacterized protein LOC113305846, whose amino-acid sequence MDFEKAFDNINWGCVDIALEKFGFGHIWRSWIKLCISYARFQILLNGEATSLFKTQKGMRQGDPISPFLFIIVAEILSLMIKRAASSGLISGFKVSPNGTAVQHLQFADGLIVFLDDTPDQVSNLKNIIFSFELISGLKVNFRKSTIVGIGTDHNGADCARIFGCSLSQWPLNYLGIPLGCNSKCKAMWEIIVQKFHQKLSTWKGRYFSKDQRLIMTKAVISKKRGGIGVKKLKHVNKALHSIKSSLWDGILKAKDHVLQNTSLNVASGDRIMFWKEKWKGDYLLKVTYNSLYKLSRKKLSTIKDCISDEVAWNLDFTRNLNASELGEVVLMLQELGDPAQFSVISRGEDQRKWIAGGGDFTEWPTKRGKSMHKKLWGLLAFAIWWNIWTERNNRLYGNKRRGVNQLIIDVKCTLFNWCRSTKIFEKISLSTIICNGDAILT is encoded by the exons ATGGACTTTGAGAAAGCTTTTGATAATATTAACTGGGGCTGTGTTGACATTGCTTTAGAGAAATTTGGTTTTGGGCATATTTGGAGGAGTTGGATAAAATTGTGCATTTCATATGCAAGATTTCAAATTCTTCTAAATGGTGAGGCTACTTCTCTATTTAAAACACAAAAAGGAATGAGGCAGGGTGATCCTATTTCTCCCTTTCTTTTTATTATAGTTGCTGAAATTCTCTCTTTAATGATTAAGAGAGCTGCTTCTTCTGGCTTAATATCTGGTTTCAAGGTCTCTCCAAATGGAACTGCAGTACAACATCTCCAATTTGCAGATGGTCTCATTGTCTTTTTAGATGATACACCTGATCAAGTTTCTAATCTGAAAAACATTATTTTCTCTTTTGAGTTGATTTCTGGTCTTAAAGTAAACTTCAGAAAGAGTACAATTGTTGGTATTGGGACTGATCATAATGGTGCAGATTGTGCTAGGATTTTTGGGTGCAGCTTATCTCAATGGCCTCTGAATTATTTGGGCATTCCTCTGGGATGCAATTCCAAATGTAAAGCAATGTGGGAGATCATAGTTCAGAAATTCCATCAAAAACTCTCAACTTGGAAGGGTAGATATTTCTCAAAAGATCAAAGACTAATAATG ACAAAAGCAGTAATTTCTAAGAAGAGGGGTGGTATTGGTGTTAAAAAGCTGAAGCATGTCAATAAAGCTCTTCATT CTATTAAGAGTAGCTTATGGGATGGCATTTTAAAAGCTAAAGATCATGTATTACAGAATACTTCACTGAATGTGGCTTCAGGAGACAGAATTATGTTTTGGAAAGAAAAGTGGAAGGGTGATTATCTACTAAAAGTTACTTATAACTCTCTTTATAAGCTCTCTAGAAAGAAACTTTCAACTATTAAAGATTGCATTTCTGATGAAGTAGCTTGGAATTTGGACTTTACAAGGAATTTAAATGCTTCTGAATTAGGAGAGGTTGTTCTTATGTTGCAGGAGTTGGGGGATCCTGCTCAGTTTAGTGTCATTTCTAGGGGTGAAGACCAGAGAAAATGGATTGCTGGAGGAGGAGATTTCACT GAGTGGCCTACTAAGAGAGGGAAATCTATGCACAAGAAACTATGGGGTTTATTAGCCTTTGCTATCTGGTGGAATATTTGGACTGAGCGCAACAACAGGCTTTATGGGAATAAAAGAAGAGGGGTTAACCAGTTGATCATTGATGTTAAATGCACTCTTTTTAACTGGTGCAGAAGTACTaagatttttgaaaaaatttctttAAGTACAATTATCTGTAATGGGGATGCTATTCTGACATGA